The Osmia lignaria lignaria isolate PbOS001 chromosome 14, iyOsmLign1, whole genome shotgun sequence genome has a window encoding:
- the LOC117609293 gene encoding uncharacterized protein LOC117609293, with translation MQLGKIEASLNTCRYITRLSWNRNEEEEEEASAAAAVQYIRLIKRWRNYAENSLTCKRFSNGNKGIAGILNCVQNPEICVQIHSIGLVDLTSRNIEASSDYRYKKPDMPLFSRDHDFRDPRHLQMRLGLHAESTSGVLTYACTEHSPYGHPACLPSTSFAISRTHD, from the exons ATGCAATTAGGAAAAATTGAAGCGTCTTTAAACACATGTCGGTATATAACGCGTCTTTCATGGAACAGaaacgaggaggaggaggaggaggccaGCGCAGCTGCAGCCGTACAATACATACGT CTGATCAAAAGGTGGAGAAATTACGCTGAAAATTCGTTGACTTGCAAAAGATTTTCAAATGGGAACAAAGGGATCGCGGGAATCCTGAACTGTGTTCAGAATCCAGAAATATGCGTGCAGATACATTCTATCG GCTTGGTCGACTTGACGTCCCGAAACATCGAAGccagcagtgactacagatacaaaaaaccggacatgcctttgttttcgagggatcATGATTTTCGAGATCCTAGACACCTTCAGATGAGATTAGGTCTGCATGCAGAGAGCACATCCG GTGTACTTACATATGCATGTACAGAGCACAGCCCGTATGGTCATCCTGCCTGTCTTCCCAGTACctcttttgccatatctcgcactCACGACTGA